Proteins encoded in a region of the Zea mays cultivar B73 chromosome 2, Zm-B73-REFERENCE-NAM-5.0, whole genome shotgun sequence genome:
- the LOC100304088 gene encoding ubiquitin-conjugating enzyme E2 I — translation MASGGAARGRLAEERKAWRKSHPLGFVAKPAMLPDGSVNLMLWNCVVPGKEGTDWEGGYFPVTLHFTENYPSNPPTCKFPRRFFHVNVYDSGDVCLSILGDAWAPSITVRQILIGIQELLENPNPASPAQDFAYDVFAENMPEYKRRVREQAKRYPSLV, via the exons ATGGCGTCCGGAGGCGCCGCCCGCGGTCGCCTTGCTGAGGAGCGCAAGGCGTGGCGCAAGAGCCATCCCCTC GGCTTTGTGGCCAAGCCGGCGATGCTGCCGGATGGTTCTGTCAATCTCATGCTCTGGAACTGCGTCGTCCCCGGCAAGGAAGGC ACTGATTGGGAAGGTGGATATTTCCCGGTCACTCTCCATTTCACTGAAAATTACCCAAGTAACCCCCCAACCTGCAAGTTCCCACGAAGGTTTTTCCATGTCAATGTCTATGATTCTGGGGATGTATGCCTGTCAATACTTGGTGAT GCATGGGCGCCTTCTATCACAGTGCGGCAAATTCTAATAGGCATCCAGGAGCTGCTGGAGAACCCAAACCCAGCCTCTCCCGCACAGGATTTTGCTTACGATGTTTTTGCAGAG AATATGCCAGAATACAAGAGACGCGTCCGTGAGCAAGCCAAGAGGTATCCGTCGCTCGTGTAG
- the LOC100304088 gene encoding ubiquitin-conjugating enzyme E2 I isoform X1: MYLLGNHTIKLFCFLALAAKRGLTDWEGGYFPVTLHFTENYPSNPPTCKFPRRFFHVNVYDSGDVCLSILGDAWAPSITVRQILIGIQELLENPNPASPAQDFAYDVFAENMPEYKRRVREQAKRYPSLV; encoded by the exons ATGTACCTGTTAGGTAATCATACAATTAAGTTGTTCTGCTTTCTTGCGCTGGCCGCAAAGCGCGGGCTG ACTGATTGGGAAGGTGGATATTTCCCGGTCACTCTCCATTTCACTGAAAATTACCCAAGTAACCCCCCAACCTGCAAGTTCCCACGAAGGTTTTTCCATGTCAATGTCTATGATTCTGGGGATGTATGCCTGTCAATACTTGGTGAT GCATGGGCGCCTTCTATCACAGTGCGGCAAATTCTAATAGGCATCCAGGAGCTGCTGGAGAACCCAAACCCAGCCTCTCCCGCACAGGATTTTGCTTACGATGTTTTTGCAGAG AATATGCCAGAATACAAGAGACGCGTCCGTGAGCAAGCCAAGAGGTATCCGTCGCTCGTGTAG